From the candidate division KSB1 bacterium genome, one window contains:
- a CDS encoding PD40 domain-containing protein gives MKKIIPFSRILNLFVSVAFILSCDSGSSNHPYFSSDPILQAKIFASGIVSTELPEFATTFSPDGKTVYFNQASADRSKLFILQSNYSDGKWTEPVNLPFSDGTYRDVDPFVSPDGERLYFSSNRPVTGTEPKPDFDTWYVTRRGDGWSEPINPGSPLNRDANEIFVSITRNGTIYFSSFDSNGSSNLYKSVNVDGNYTHPEKIEIPIDGVDNIGNPCISPDESFLVFVATSQDGSGNSDLYISRFRDDKWGKAKKLGDFINSQFSDFAPSLSPDGNYLFFTSERPGIVGETEQGRPPSDIYQVELP, from the coding sequence GTGAAAAAAATAATTCCTTTTAGCAGGATATTAAACCTTTTTGTTAGTGTAGCATTCATTCTCTCTTGTGATTCAGGATCAAGCAATCATCCATATTTTAGTTCAGATCCAATTCTTCAAGCCAAAATCTTTGCTTCCGGAATTGTTTCTACCGAGTTACCGGAATTTGCCACCACCTTTTCGCCTGATGGCAAAACCGTTTACTTTAACCAGGCTTCAGCTGACCGCAGCAAATTGTTCATCCTCCAATCCAACTATTCAGACGGTAAATGGACCGAACCTGTGAATCTACCCTTTTCTGATGGCACCTATCGCGATGTCGATCCATTCGTTTCACCGGATGGCGAGCGGTTGTATTTTAGCTCCAACAGACCTGTTACAGGCACAGAGCCTAAACCTGATTTTGACACCTGGTATGTCACTCGCAGAGGAGATGGCTGGAGCGAACCCATCAATCCCGGATCGCCTTTAAATAGAGACGCTAATGAAATATTTGTATCCATTACAAGGAATGGTACCATTTATTTCAGTTCCTTTGATTCTAACGGCAGCAGTAATCTATATAAATCTGTAAATGTGGATGGAAATTATACGCATCCTGAAAAGATCGAGATACCAATCGATGGAGTGGATAATATTGGCAATCCCTGTATTTCTCCTGATGAAAGTTTCCTGGTTTTTGTTGCGACTTCTCAGGATGGATCTGGTAATTCAGACTTGTATATCAGCCGTTTTCGTGATGACAAATGGGGTAAAGCAAAAAAGTTAGGTGATTTCATCAATTCACAATTCTCCGATTTCGCGCCAAGCCTGAGCCCTGACGGAAATTATTTATTTTTCACTTCGGAACGGCCAGGAATTGTAGGCGAAACCGAGCAAGGCCGACCTCCTAGCGACATTTACCAGGTTGAATTGCCATAA
- a CDS encoding S-adenosyl-l-methionine hydroxide adenosyltransferase family protein produces the protein MIKFFLRLIFVFTLFPVTISAQNALVFQTDFGVKDGAVAVMKGVAYSVSPDLNIFDLTHEIPPFNVWEAAYRLDQTARYWPAGTVFVSVVDPGVGSERKSVVLKTSSGHYFVSPDNGTLTFVANSLGIAAVREIDEAINRRKSSEESYTFHGRDVYAYTGARLAANIIGYEEVGPVLPAQVFSIPYQKAKFENGIVVGNIPILDVNFGNIWTNIDKQIFNGLKATKGDKIRVKISRGEKVIFEEKIPFVNTFADVPIGVSLIYFNSLNKIALAINQGNFAQSYKIGSGSEWNIQLGGDRKLH, from the coding sequence ATGATTAAATTTTTCTTAAGATTGATATTTGTATTTACACTTTTCCCTGTCACTATTTCTGCGCAAAATGCTTTGGTTTTTCAAACCGATTTTGGTGTCAAAGATGGGGCGGTCGCGGTGATGAAAGGGGTGGCCTATTCCGTTTCTCCGGACTTAAATATATTTGACCTGACCCATGAAATCCCGCCGTTTAATGTTTGGGAAGCAGCCTACCGATTAGACCAAACCGCCAGGTACTGGCCGGCCGGAACTGTCTTTGTTTCAGTTGTGGATCCCGGAGTGGGCAGTGAGCGAAAATCAGTTGTACTGAAAACAAGTTCCGGGCATTATTTTGTCTCTCCGGATAATGGCACATTGACCTTCGTGGCTAATTCATTAGGGATCGCAGCGGTTCGAGAAATTGATGAAGCCATAAACAGAAGGAAATCTTCCGAAGAATCTTACACCTTCCATGGCCGGGATGTTTACGCTTATACAGGCGCAAGGCTGGCTGCCAACATTATTGGTTATGAAGAGGTTGGACCGGTCTTACCGGCCCAAGTATTCAGCATCCCCTACCAGAAAGCAAAATTTGAAAACGGCATTGTCGTGGGTAATATTCCAATACTGGATGTCAATTTTGGCAACATCTGGACTAATATAGACAAACAAATATTTAACGGACTCAAGGCAACAAAAGGCGACAAAATCCGGGTAAAAATATCTCGTGGCGAGAAAGTTATATTTGAAGAAAAAATCCCTTTTGTAAACACCTTTGCAGATGTTCCCATCGGAGTTTCACTAATCTACTTTAATAGTCTGAATAAAATTGCTTTAGCGATTAACCAGGGGAATTTTGCGCAAAGTTACAAGATTGGTTCCGGCTCGGAGTGGAATATTCAATTAGGGGGCGACCGCAAATTACACTGA
- a CDS encoding type II toxin-antitoxin system RelE/ParE family toxin gives MKPDTLSVTVKNYDCQIKHKGLKKLFESGSIAGIQPESANRLRKILALLETAESPDDMDLPGLGLHPLKGNREGTWSVSVSGNWRITFQFQNSNVTDVNYEDYH, from the coding sequence TTGAAACCTGATACGTTATCAGTTACAGTTAAGAATTATGATTGTCAAATTAAACACAAAGGGCTCAAAAAGCTTTTCGAGTCAGGAAGTATTGCAGGTATTCAACCGGAATCCGCAAATAGGCTTCGTAAGATTCTTGCACTTCTTGAAACCGCTGAATCTCCTGATGATATGGATTTACCCGGATTAGGTTTACATCCCCTGAAAGGAAATCGAGAAGGGACGTGGTCTGTATCTGTTAGCGGTAATTGGAGGATAACTTTTCAATTTCAAAATTCCAATGTAACCGATGTCAACTATGAAGATTATCATTAA
- a CDS encoding HigA family addiction module antidote protein, whose translation MRMHNPPHPGEIIREFCLDTLNMTVTDAAKSLGVTRKTLSALLNGRAGITPEMSLRLSKVFGRTPEGWLKLQLQYDLWKIQDRVDLSGLRRIEAA comes from the coding sequence ATGAGAATGCACAATCCCCCCCATCCAGGAGAAATCATTCGTGAGTTTTGTCTGGATACTCTTAATATGACAGTGACCGATGCAGCGAAATCTTTAGGAGTAACGCGCAAAACATTATCCGCATTATTAAATGGTCGAGCAGGAATTACTCCGGAAATGTCTTTACGCTTATCTAAAGTTTTTGGTCGGACCCCGGAGGGATGGCTGAAACTCCAACTCCAATATGACCTATGGAAAATACAAGACAGGGTGGATCTGAGTGGCCTTCGACGAATTGAAGCTGCATAA
- a CDS encoding sulfite exporter TauE/SafE family protein yields MFLLLTLIGLLAGILIGTIGIGGVILVPLLSFVLGIDLHIAMSASSLSFLFPGIVGTLTYANKRSIVWEKVLWLSVGIIPAALLGALVNTNLNTDVLVLIVAGLIAFSGINVFINRQNESGVIPDFRKPLLIIIGALVGFGSSLTGDGRAGSFGANTDNTALPGVKINRHQSGYSTADCGLCSDWFLALWSDRPGIGVALGNRPSGRCIYWRTNCASFANCSAETLGGHSINRSWRDDDLADCCLVPEKSNSAKLDKSIRAQAFWQNMKSQIAKAKWASSLLG; encoded by the coding sequence ATGTTTTTATTATTAACTTTGATAGGTTTATTGGCAGGTATTCTTATTGGCACGATTGGAATCGGAGGTGTTATTCTTGTGCCCTTGCTCAGTTTCGTGTTGGGGATCGATCTGCATATCGCCATGTCGGCAAGCAGCTTGAGTTTTTTGTTTCCAGGCATCGTTGGTACACTCACTTATGCCAATAAAAGATCAATTGTCTGGGAAAAAGTGTTGTGGTTAAGTGTTGGGATTATTCCGGCAGCGCTACTCGGGGCGCTTGTAAATACCAATCTCAATACGGACGTACTGGTCTTGATCGTGGCTGGATTGATCGCCTTTTCCGGGATAAATGTGTTTATCAATCGTCAGAATGAATCCGGAGTAATACCCGATTTCAGAAAACCGTTGTTGATTATTATAGGCGCTTTGGTTGGCTTCGGTTCATCCTTAACCGGGGACGGGAGGGCCGGTTCTTTTGGTGCCAATACTGATAACACTGCATTACCCGGCGTTAAAATCAATCGGCATCAGTCAGGCTATTCAACTGCCGATTGCGGTCTTTGCAGTGATTGGTTTTTGGCTCTATGGTCAGATCGACCTGGGATTGGGGTTGCACTTGGGAATCGCCCAAGCGGCCGGTGTATATATTGGCGCACAAATTGCGCATCGTTTGCCAATTGTTCAGCTGAGACGCTTGGTGGCCATAGCATTAATCGGAGTTGGCGCGATGATGATCTGGCAGATTGTTGTTTAGTGCCTGAGAAGTCTAATTCTGCCAAACTCGATAAAAGCATTCGAGCACAAGCTTTTTGGCAAAACATGAAATCACAAATCGCAAAAGCCAAATGGGCGTCGTCTTTACTCGGTTGA
- a CDS encoding protein kinase produces MGVVYKAEDTKLKRDVAVKFLPRQIAASEEDRKRFKIEAQAAAALNHPNIATIHAIEEIEGDMFIVMEYIEGSELKDVVGAKHSRVHADTISKINEQNASSLQLENIVTYAIQIASGLQTAHEKGITHRDIKSANIMITDKGQVKIMDFGLAKIAGGAQLTKVQSTLGTAAYMSPEQARGEEVDQRSDIWSFGVVLYEMLTSQLPFKGDYEQAVIYSILNEDPQPVAELRNDFPEDLESIVNKCLQKEAKDRYQNTEDLLTDLQKIAVGAGSKSGKVEAHRNAPLWKRTFLYGGIAALILLSLGGFLLFGPEDEAPKERVPIAVVDFVNQTNEPELDGLSGMLITPLEQSRRLDVMSRTRMYDEFKQMDRPELTFVDETTGREIAKRANLSALAVATIRKFGQLYTVDFKVIDPQTGDRIFSTKVEGNGQESIPGLLDQLSDKTRIILLTVTVFLRKALYSLSKVCKRAETTWSG; encoded by the coding sequence ATGGGCGTCGTTTACAAGGCTGAGGACACCAAGCTCAAACGCGACGTCGCCGTCAAATTCCTGCCGCGCCAGATTGCGGCGAGCGAGGAAGATCGTAAACGTTTCAAAATTGAAGCGCAGGCTGCGGCTGCATTGAACCACCCGAACATCGCCACGATCCATGCTATCGAAGAAATTGAAGGTGACATGTTCATCGTCATGGAATACATTGAGGGAAGTGAATTGAAAGATGTTGTAGGGGCGAAGCATTCAAGAGTACATGCAGATACAATTTCAAAAATAAATGAGCAGAATGCTTCGTCCCTACAGTTGGAAAATATTGTCACCTACGCCATACAAATCGCTTCCGGCCTGCAAACCGCGCACGAAAAAGGCATCACACATCGCGACATCAAATCCGCCAACATTATGATCACCGACAAAGGCCAGGTCAAGATCATGGATTTCGGGTTGGCTAAGATTGCTGGCGGGGCTCAGTTAACCAAAGTCCAATCCACCCTCGGCACGGCTGCCTACATGTCACCGGAGCAAGCACGGGGCGAGGAGGTAGATCAGCGCAGTGACATCTGGTCATTCGGCGTGGTTTTGTATGAGATGCTTACCAGCCAACTGCCTTTTAAAGGCGACTACGAACAGGCGGTGATTTATTCCATTTTGAATGAAGATCCGCAGCCGGTTGCGGAATTGCGCAACGATTTTCCGGAAGATCTCGAAAGCATCGTCAATAAATGTTTGCAGAAAGAAGCCAAAGACCGGTACCAGAATACCGAAGACCTGCTGACCGATTTACAGAAAATTGCCGTAGGCGCAGGTTCGAAATCTGGAAAAGTAGAGGCACATCGCAATGCACCTCTATGGAAACGGACATTTTTATATGGCGGAATTGCCGCCCTGATTCTATTATCCCTTGGCGGCTTTTTACTCTTTGGGCCTGAAGATGAAGCGCCCAAGGAACGCGTACCTATTGCAGTCGTAGATTTTGTCAACCAGACCAATGAGCCTGAGCTCGACGGTCTTTCCGGCATGTTGATTACCCCACTCGAACAATCCAGAAGACTGGACGTCATGTCGCGTACGCGCATGTACGACGAGTTCAAACAAATGGACAGGCCCGAGCTGACTTTTGTCGATGAAACGACAGGCCGTGAAATTGCCAAACGAGCAAATTTGAGCGCCCTGGCGGTGGCGACGATTCGGAAATTCGGGCAGCTTTACACCGTCGATTTCAAGGTCATTGACCCGCAAACCGGCGACCGAATTTTCTCCACCAAAGTGGAGGGCAATGGCCAGGAAAGTATCCCCGGCCTGCTCGACCAGCTCTCCGACAAGACCCGGATAATCTTGCTTACCGTTACGGTTTTTCTCAGGAAGGCTCTTTATTCTTTGTCAAAAGTGTGCAAGAGGGCGGAAACAACCTGGTCTGGGTAG
- a CDS encoding PD40 domain-containing protein produces MNARDAGNDIWVYDLSRGSLSRLTHDPGEDETAFWSSNGRWIAFSSSRAG; encoded by the coding sequence GTGAATGCGCGGGATGCCGGCAATGACATATGGGTCTATGACCTTAGTCGTGGCTCGCTGTCCCGATTGACGCATGATCCAGGCGAAGACGAGACCGCATTCTGGTCGTCTAATGGACGGTGGATAGCCTTCTCCTCATCTCGGGCTGGATAA
- a CDS encoding PD40 domain-containing protein translates to MDSWSADGKSIILTDDAPTTLQDLWVLNLEGEPSTQPLLRTPYRESNGRISPDGRWIAYESDESGQWEIYIQAFPGLGKKVLVSTRGGNQAIWSHDGSELFYRGEGSIMAVKVQSGETLSVTPPKPLFRDQYALRTQNHHISFSVSKDGKQFLMLKGEPQTHITHLEVVNNWFDEVKRKAPTGK, encoded by the coding sequence GTGGACTCCTGGTCAGCCGACGGCAAATCGATTATCTTAACTGATGACGCTCCAACAACATTGCAAGATTTGTGGGTCCTTAACCTGGAGGGCGAACCCTCTACGCAGCCGTTGTTGCGGACGCCTTACAGAGAAAGCAACGGTAGAATCTCTCCGGATGGCCGTTGGATTGCCTACGAATCGGATGAATCGGGGCAATGGGAAATATACATTCAGGCTTTTCCGGGATTGGGTAAAAAGGTACTTGTGTCGACACGGGGCGGAAACCAGGCGATATGGAGTCACGATGGCAGCGAGCTATTCTATCGTGGTGAAGGCAGCATCATGGCTGTCAAAGTTCAGTCTGGCGAAACGCTTTCCGTCACACCCCCAAAGCCCCTGTTTCGAGACCAATACGCACTTAGAACTCAAAATCATCACATCTCTTTTTCAGTATCAAAAGACGGTAAACAGTTCCTGATGCTAAAGGGAGAACCGCAGACGCATATAACTCATCTGGAAGTCGTGAATAATTGGTTTGATGAGGTGAAGAGAAAAGCGCCTACAGGCAAATGA
- a CDS encoding acyl--CoA ligase has protein sequence MKNLAQLILDRAERRPDALFGVVEHPIMLADVVAIARESVSKFAVAGLVTGMRVAVIGSTSTSYLVAWTTLQLAGVETAMINPTLPDDLIRQMLSNLQVDGVVWVGRTPQASIQPNACHIDATHLAQHQLLLYDQEAKTIVSLEADGEETALGGLSRDATDIAGYMHTSGTTGLPKFCAQSQRYFLSLGRFIADSMALSPSDTVFAPLSMFHINPLGYGVVGGLVGGANVLGTTRFSVRRFWSMVKDNNVTVVFLHAPPVEILKKSTTPEDAAGHKIRCVFFADQDFMSKFQIPLGYSCYGSTEAGGLCHIWSWRLGELCPHPEGMSRYAGIPRHDVEWNLSDDGEILMRGKQDHILSSGYQTADGLVPLMAEDGWFHTGDLGRRDEHGRLIFIERQAESIRVKGEYVSIPYVEGVFAEIEEIVELALWRENSVLVDHRVVLYVVVPEALPKEKLLARAQTLPPFMRPSLVVRVESLPRIAGVGKVSRCQLGKTKVCEKFEL, from the coding sequence ATGAAAAACCTGGCCCAACTGATTCTTGACCGTGCAGAGCGACGACCGGATGCGCTTTTTGGCGTCGTCGAGCATCCTATAATGTTGGCCGACGTTGTAGCGATTGCCCGGGAGAGCGTCAGCAAGTTCGCCGTCGCCGGTCTGGTTACGGGAATGAGGGTGGCGGTGATAGGCTCCACGAGCACCAGCTACCTGGTGGCGTGGACAACACTGCAACTGGCCGGCGTAGAGACGGCGATGATAAACCCCACGCTGCCCGATGATTTGATTCGGCAGATGCTGTCCAATCTGCAGGTGGATGGGGTGGTTTGGGTTGGTCGGACGCCTCAGGCTAGCATTCAACCGAACGCTTGCCACATAGACGCCACCCACTTAGCCCAGCATCAACTGTTGCTATACGATCAGGAAGCCAAAACTATCGTCTCTTTAGAGGCGGACGGGGAGGAGACGGCTCTGGGTGGTCTATCCCGAGACGCAACGGATATTGCAGGTTATATGCACACCTCGGGTACCACCGGGCTGCCCAAATTCTGTGCCCAGTCCCAGCGTTACTTTCTCAGCCTGGGGCGCTTTATCGCCGATTCTATGGCGCTCTCACCGTCAGACACGGTCTTTGCGCCGCTGTCCATGTTCCACATCAATCCATTGGGCTATGGCGTGGTGGGTGGGCTAGTGGGTGGTGCGAATGTGCTGGGAACGACTCGCTTTTCCGTCCGTCGTTTTTGGTCAATGGTCAAGGATAACAACGTGACGGTCGTCTTTTTGCACGCCCCGCCCGTAGAGATATTAAAAAAATCGACCACGCCCGAGGATGCCGCCGGTCACAAGATTCGCTGTGTTTTTTTCGCCGACCAGGACTTTATGAGCAAATTTCAAATACCGCTGGGCTATTCTTGCTACGGCTCCACCGAGGCCGGCGGGTTGTGTCACATCTGGAGCTGGCGTCTGGGCGAGCTTTGTCCCCACCCCGAGGGGATGTCGCGCTATGCCGGCATCCCGCGCCACGACGTCGAATGGAATTTGAGCGACGACGGCGAAATCCTGATGCGCGGAAAACAAGACCATATCCTGTCCTCCGGCTATCAGACGGCCGACGGCCTGGTTCCGCTGATGGCTGAGGATGGCTGGTTTCATACAGGTGACCTCGGTCGACGGGACGAACATGGTCGTTTGATTTTCATCGAGCGCCAGGCTGAGTCTATTCGAGTCAAGGGAGAGTATGTATCTATCCCCTATGTCGAAGGCGTGTTTGCTGAAATCGAGGAAATTGTCGAGTTAGCGCTGTGGCGGGAGAACAGCGTCCTGGTGGACCACCGCGTCGTGTTATACGTCGTCGTACCAGAGGCGCTGCCGAAAGAAAAATTGCTTGCGAGAGCGCAGACTTTACCCCCCTTTATGCGGCCCTCGTTGGTTGTGCGGGTTGAATCTCTGCCGCGCATTGCCGGGGTAGGCAAGGTGAGCCGTTGTCAACTTGGCAAGACTAAGGTCTGTGAGAAATTTGAGCTTTAA
- a CDS encoding enoyl-CoA hydratase/isomerase family protein, translating into MDYQDIQVEISDRVAIISLQKPESGNTISDARIIEELETAIGAMQASNDVSVLILTGSGKIFSAGGNVKAMRDHSGMFNGEPIEVYENYRGGVQRITRLMAQLDLVTLAAVNGTAIGAGCDLALMCDLRIAARSARFGQGFVNLGIIPGDGGAWFLARTVPRHIAADLIFSGRLVGAEEALQMGLVNEVVDDEQLLPRAREIAAVIAGKPPLALKLSKRLLNKAYEQSLPDYLDTCAAYQSLLHPTADHREALAAFFEKRPGKYQGK; encoded by the coding sequence ATGGACTATCAAGATATTCAGGTTGAGATCTCTGACCGCGTCGCTATCATCTCGCTGCAAAAGCCAGAATCCGGCAATACGATTTCCGACGCCCGAATAATTGAGGAATTAGAGACCGCTATCGGTGCTATGCAGGCTTCCAACGATGTATCGGTTCTTATCCTGACCGGTAGCGGCAAGATTTTTAGTGCAGGTGGGAACGTGAAGGCCATGCGCGACCACAGCGGCATGTTTAACGGCGAACCCATTGAAGTGTATGAGAATTATCGCGGAGGCGTGCAACGCATTACCCGGCTAATGGCACAACTGGATCTGGTTACTCTGGCGGCCGTTAACGGCACGGCGATTGGAGCCGGTTGCGACCTGGCTCTGATGTGCGATTTACGTATCGCTGCCCGCAGCGCCCGTTTTGGGCAGGGTTTTGTCAATTTGGGCATCATCCCCGGCGACGGTGGAGCCTGGTTTTTGGCGCGGACTGTGCCGCGTCACATTGCGGCGGACCTCATCTTTTCGGGGCGGTTGGTCGGCGCAGAGGAAGCGCTGCAGATGGGTTTGGTCAATGAAGTGGTAGACGACGAGCAACTGCTGCCCCGCGCGCGGGAAATCGCCGCCGTCATCGCGGGCAAACCGCCTCTGGCATTAAAACTGAGCAAACGGCTGCTCAACAAAGCATATGAACAGTCCCTGCCCGACTATTTGGACACATGCGCCGCCTATCAATCGCTGCTGCACCCCACGGCCGACCATCGGGAAGCGCTGGCGGCGTTCTTTGAGAAACGCCCTGGGAAGTATCAAGGAAAATGA